The Chloroflexota bacterium genome includes the window CGCTCGACAGATCTGGACGGCGCTGTCGATGACCGTCTGGAGTACTCCGGTGAGATCAAATCGGGAGCGGTTGATCGACTGCAGGACCTCACCGATCGCCGCCTCGCGCGCCACTGCCTCCCGAGCCTCACCCAACAGGCGTGCAAGCCGGATCGCCACACCCGCCTGATCGGCGAAAACAGTGACGAGCTCGATCTCCTCGTCCAAGAAGGGTTGCACGCGGTTCCGCCCCAATCCGAAAGCCCCGATCAGGCCATCGGCGGACCGGATCGGGACGCCAAGCAATGACCGCACGCCGCCGACGCGATAGGCACCGGCCTCGTACTCCGGATCGGCGGCGATGTCCACGACGTGCACCGGCTCGCCGCTGAGTGCCACACGACCCGTGATAGACCTCCGATCGATCGTGTCCGGGTGCTCTCGTTCGTAGGCCCAGTGCTCGGGGGAACCACCACTGGCGGCGGCGAAGCGAAAGACGTCGCCGTCACGCAGGAATACGAAGCTCATGTCCGCACGGCAGAGACTGGCCGCCTCGGCAGCAAGTTGATTCAGCGCAGGCTCCAGCTCGAAAGTGGAACCACTGATCGCCGCCAGGACACGGCCGACAGCAGAGACCGCTGATCGGTCCTGGTCGAGCGTCGTGGGCGCATCAGGCACGGAGCTCAGCCCTCGTCGGGCTCCTCCAGGGTGGCGTCGACCGACAGCTCGACGTTGCCCTTCAGGGCGCGGCTGATCGGGCAGCCGTCCTTCGCTTCCTCCGCAAGCCGTTCGAAATCCGCCTTGTCGATGCCCGACACCCGCCCAATCACCTGGAGGGTCGAGGACGTCACGCTCCAGCCGTCGCCAACCTTTTCGAACGCGACCTCGGCAGCGACGTGGAGGTGCTCGGGTGGGTGACCGGCCTTGGCCAGCCCGTTCGAGAAAGCCATGGAATAGCAGGCGGCGTGCGCGGCGGCGAGCAGCTCCTCGGGCGACGTCCGGCCGTCGACTTCCTCGGTTCGAGACCCCCAGCTGACCGGCAGGTCGCTGAAGAGGCCCGAGGAGTAGGCCGTGACAGTGCCGGAGCCGCCCATCAGGTCGCCACTCCACGACGCGGTCGCGCGGCGGGTGGTCATCGGAAAGGGCCCTCCTTGTAACCTAGGCGCCAAGCCTAGCGCACGGATGCCCCCATGACCGACTCCCACCTATCAGATCCACCCCTTCGCGCCCTCCGCGGTGAGCTGGTCTACCTGCGTCCCGCCGAGCGCGACGACCTGGACCGATTCGTCCGCTGGTTCGCAGATGCCGAGACGACCCGCTACCTGAGTATCCGCGCCCCGTTCAGCCTGCCGATGGAGGAGCACTGGTTCGAGGGAATGGTGGCCGAGCAGGGCAAGAGCACCTACCACTTCGTCATCTGCCGCCTGGCAGATGACGAGCCGATCGGCACCGCCGGCCTCCACAACCTGGACTTGGTGAACGGCAACGCCGAGTTCGGGATCAGCATTGGCGAGAAGAGCGAGTGGAACAAGGGGTATGGGACCGATGCCCTGCACGCGATCTGCGATTTCGGGTTCGGACAGCTGCGTCTCGAGCGAATCGAGCTCCAGGTCTACGCGCCAAACGCCCGCGCCCGGCGCTCCTACGAGAAGGCCGGGTTCGTGCTTGAAGGAACACTGCGGCACCGCCATTTCGCTGAAGGACACCACGACGACGTCCTGATCATGTCGCTGCTGCGCGAGGAGTGGGCTGCCCAGTCTCGTCGCCGATCGTGGGAGCTGAACGAGCTCGGCTGAGCGCCGGGCTGCGCGGCGATGTTCGAGCTGCGCCGGGACCCAGTCACGGGCTGGTGGTCGGCGATCGTCACCGACCGGGCGTTCGAACACGCCTCGTTCACGGTCGAGGCGGCGCCGGTGGAAGGGACCCACTGCCGCCACTGTGACGAGGCGCCGGAGGGGGATGACGACGACGTCCGGAGGGTGACATTGCGAGCCGACGCGTTCCAGATCGTGGAGGCCGGACGCGAGCCGGCGGCCCAACTGTCGATGCTCCCCGAAGTGGCCGCCTCGCGCGGGTCGTGGGAGATCGTGGTCGGGCCGCGCGACCACCACGAGCGGTTCGCCGATGCGCAGCCACATCTCGCCGAGCGGTTGTTGCGGGCCGTGCGCGACGGGATGCTGGAGCTGGGCGCCGCTGCCCGACCGCCGGACGAGCCGATGTACGTGCAGGCGCTCCAGTCCTACGGCCGCCAGGCCGGGTCGCGGACCCAGCACCTGAACTTCGAGCTGTATGCGATCCCCCAGATCCCGCACCGCGTGGCGGAAGAGATCGGCGGCGGCGCGCGCCACATGATCTCCCGCCAGGCCTGCGTGTGGTGCGCGATGGCCGCCGCCGAGGAGGAGAACGGTGCGCGCCTGGTGCTGGCTGACGAGCGGTTCGTGGTCGTGGCCCCGGCCGCCAGCCGTTCGGCCTTCGAGCTGCTGGTGATCCCGCGCGAGCATGCGGCGGACTTCACCGGCCTCGACGACGAAGCGATCGGCGCCTGCCGTGCCACGCTTCAGCGCACCCTCGGCGCGCTCGGGGTCCTGGGCGACCCGCCGTACAACCTGTTCCTCCACACCGCGCCCGCCGGGGAGCGGCTGGACCAGACCTACCACTGGCACTGGGAGCTCCATCCGCGGCTGCGAGTCATCGCCGGCCTGGAGCGCGCCACCGCGCTGGCGGTGAACCCCGCCGCGCCCGAGTACGCCGCCGAGGTCCTCCGCGACCACCTGGCCCGCGCACCCCGTTGAGGGTCGCCAGGTGTCATACTCCGGCCGTCCCCGAAGCGCCCCTTTAACGCGGTCCGGTGAGGCCGCCAAGGAGCCGAACCAATGACCTCCGAGCGCCGCATCTTCGACGCCGATGACCTCCGCCGGGCCCTGACCCGGATTGCGCACGAGATCGTCGAGCGCCACGAGGGCACCCATGACCTGGTCCTGGTTGGATTGCGCACTCGCGGCCATCCGCTGGCCGAGCGGCTGGCTGGGCTCATCGAGGAGCACGAGCACGTCCGCCCGCCGGTTGGCTCGCTGGACATCACGTTCTACCGAGACGACCTGACCCGGCTGGCCCACGCGCCCATCGTCAAGCGCAGCGACCTGGGCCCTGACGTCTCCGATCGCACGGTGGTGCTGGTCGACGACGTCCTGTACACGGGCCGAACGATCCGGGCCGCCCTCGACGCCCTGACCGATCACGGTCGCCCGCGGGCCGTGCGCCTGGCGGTGGTGGTCGACCGCGGACACCGCGAGCTCCCCATCCGGCCCGATTTCGTGGGCAAGAACCTGCCCACCAGCGCAGACGAGGTGGTCCATGTCCGCCTGGTCGAAACCGATGGGGTTGACGAGGTGGTCCTCACCCGGTCCGATGGAGCCCCGGCGTGACGGCCACCTGGATCTCCACCTGGACCCGGCGCCACCTGCTGGACGTCGACGAGCTGTCGCGGGCGGAGCTGGAGGCGGTCCTCGATCTGGGCGTCGAGCTGCGCGGCCGCCGGGCCGCCAGGGAGCTGCCCGACAGCCTGCGCGGCCTGGCGGTGGGCCTGGCCTTCTACGAGCCGTCGACCCGGACCCGGGTCAGCTTCGAGCTGGCGGCTCGCGAACTCGGGGCCACGGTCACCGATCTATCGGTGGCGGGCAGCAGCGTGGCCAAGGGCGAGTCGCTGATCGACACGTTGCGGACACTGGAGCGGACCGGGGTCCGGATGGTCGTGTTACGCCACGCGGCCAGCGGAGCGCCGTACCTGGCCGCGCGCTCGCTGGAGCGGGCCGCCATCCTCAATGCCGGCGACGGCACCCACGCCCACCCCACCCAGGCGCTCCTGGATGCGCTCACCCTGCGCGAGGCGCTGGGCTCGCTGGAGGGAGCGCGGGTTGTGATCGTGGGCGACGCGGCCCATTCGCGGGTCGCCCGATCGGATCTGCATGCCCTGGTTCGGCTCGGTGCCTCGGTGGTTCTCAGCGGACCGCCAGCCTGGGTCAACCCCTTCGCGGGCTGGCCCGGCGTGTCGGTCGTGACCGACCTCGCCACGGCTTTGTCCGGTGCCGACGCGGTGGTGGCGCTCCGCGTCCAGCGCGAGCGGGCGGCCGGCAGCGGAGTCCCGTCATTGGGCGAGTACGTCTCGCGCTGGGGGCTGACCGCGGAGAAGCTCGAGCGCGCGTGCCCCGGGGCGTGGCTCATGCATCCGGGCCCGGCCAACGAAGGAGTTGAGATCGCCGCCGAGCTGTCCACCGACCCTCGCAGCCTGATCGGGCGCCAGGTCGAGAACGGGGTCCCCATCCGGATGGCGGTCCTGTCCCTGCTGGCGGTGGAAATGGACCGATGGTGATCGACCGATTCGGGTCCCTCGCTGATCCGCCGGCCACCTTCGCGCTGACCGGCGTGCGGGTCATCGACCCGTCGACGAATACCGATGTCGTCCGCGACCTCGTGGTCGCGGACGGGGTGATCCGCAATGGCGACGCCCCGTCCGGCATCCCGCGCATCGATGCTGCCGGGCTGGTGGCCGCTCCGGGACTGTGCGACCTCCATACGCACCTGCGCACTCCGGGGGACGAGGGAGCCGAGACGATAGCCAGCGGGACCCGGGCGGCGGCACACGGCGGCTTCACCACGGTATGCGCGATGCCGAACACCGATCCACCACTCGACGATGCGCTCCGGGTGCGGGGCCTATTGGCCGAAGCCGCCCACGCCGCCGCCCGTGTGCGTGTCGTGGCCGCCGCCACCCGCGGCCGTGCCGGGGAACAGCTGACCGACCACGGGGCGCTGGCGGCCGCCGGGGCGATCGGCTTCAGCGACGATGGAGTCGCGGTCGCCCCGGCGGCGGTAGCCCGGCAGGCACTCGCCTACCTTGCGTCGTTGGGCCTCCCGCTGGTCGAGCACGCCGAGGAGCCGGACCTGGCAGCCGGGGGCCTGATGCGGGGCGGGCCCACCGCCACCCGGCTGGGCCTGGGTGGCTGGCCGGCCAGCGCCGAGCTGGCCATCGTCGAGCGCGACCTGGCGCTGGCCGCCGAGACCGGAGGCTGGATTCACTTCACGCACCTGGCCACCGCCGCGGGGCTTGAGCCCATCCGGCGCGCCCGCGCCAGCGGGACGCGTGTCACCTGCGACGTAACGCCGCACCACCTGGCGCTGACCGACGCGTGGGTGGCCGGAGACCGCCATTTCGCGTGGGAGAACGGTCACGATCCCGAGCCGGGCGCATCGGCCGGGCTGGATCCGGCATTCGCCTACGACGGGGTGTGCCGCGTGAATCCTCCCCTCCCCACGCGCGACGATGCGATGGCCCTGCTGGCCGCGGTGGCCGACGGGACGGTGGATGCCATCGCCACCGACCACGCCCCCCACCCGCCCGAGCGCAAGGCCGTGCCCTTCGCCGAGGCCGCGCCAGGCCTGATCGGGCTGGAAACCGCGCTCGGCATCGGTCTGGCGGCCGTCGCGGCCGGCCACTTGGAGCTATCGACGCTGCTGGCGGCCCTGTCAACCCGCCCGGCCGCTCTCATCGGTGAGGCGCGCTCGATGGCCGCCGGATCCAACGCGGACCTCGTCGTCTTCGACCCCCAGCGCAGCTGGCGGGTCGAGCGCGCGGCCCTGGCCAGCCGGTCGGCCAACACGCCGCTGGTCGGCATGGACCTGCCGGGCGTGGTGCGGCTGACGGTGGCCGCCGGGCGGATCACGTACGACGCCGGCCTGATCGGTTCGGAGTGAAGCCCGCGCGCTTGTGGCACGATGCGGGGCCGCATGAGCATCCGCATGAACGAGGAGCTCGACCCGAACGAGGGCCCCGGGCTGGGCTGCTTCACCGTTCAGGCGGTGCTGTTCGCGCTCATCCTGCTGTTCATCCCGATCGGGGTCTTCAGCCTGAGCTGGCCGGTCTGGCTGCTGACCGCGATGCTGGTCGTCGCCATCATCCTGCTGTTCTTCATCAGCATGACCTCGGTCTTCCTGCTCCGGGTCTTCTTCGCCGCGCGTCGGACGGGGCGCGGACGGACGTATGGTGCGACGGCCCCACCCCTGACAATCGAGAGCGACGCATCGGATACTGATGCCCCTCGATCCGACAGCCAGCCAACCGACCCGCCCAACGACCAGAGCTAGGAGCAGCGCCCCGTGCCGCTGATGGTCACCTTCTTCAACGTCCGCAAGGGCCGCGACACGATCTTCAAGTGGGGGATGCGGACCCGGTTTCCGAAGCAGGCCCGCGAGTACGAGGCCCGCTACGGGATTCGGTTCATCGGCTGGTTCAATGTGACCGAAGGGTCCGAGTGGAACAACGTGGTCATCCTGGACCTGCCGAACTACGCGGTCCTCGACGCCTTGTATGCCGATCCAGGCACCCGGCGATGGGGGCATCGGGTCGCGGAGTCGATCATGGACACCAAGCACGTCATCTTCCTGCGCGAGCGAATGGGCCCCGACCTGGTGTACAAGCCATGACCACTTCGCCGCGCCTGGTCGCCCTCCGCGAGCTGGCCGAGGAAGCCGAGCTGGAGCGGCGCGACTTCATCGTGGAGGCCACCGAGCTGCTGCGCCGCTTCCTGGAGGCCAACCGCGACCGGTTGCGGGAGGTCGGTCCACTGACCCTGGTCGACGACGAGCAGGACTTCCTGCGCTACCACCCGGTCGACGAGCTGTGGGTGACCCGCCTGACCTATCAGGACCCGGCCGACGGCGAGTGGTATGACCAGGAGCAGGAGGTGGACAC containing:
- a CDS encoding aspartate carbamoyltransferase catalytic subunit, which gives rise to MTATWISTWTRRHLLDVDELSRAELEAVLDLGVELRGRRAARELPDSLRGLAVGLAFYEPSTRTRVSFELAARELGATVTDLSVAGSSVAKGESLIDTLRTLERTGVRMVVLRHAASGAPYLAARSLERAAILNAGDGTHAHPTQALLDALTLREALGSLEGARVVIVGDAAHSRVARSDLHALVRLGASVVLSGPPAWVNPFAGWPGVSVVTDLATALSGADAVVALRVQRERAAGSGVPSLGEYVSRWGLTAEKLERACPGAWLMHPGPANEGVEIAAELSTDPRSLIGRQVENGVPIRMAVLSLLAVEMDRW
- a CDS encoding GNAT family protein; translated protein: MTDSHLSDPPLRALRGELVYLRPAERDDLDRFVRWFADAETTRYLSIRAPFSLPMEEHWFEGMVAEQGKSTYHFVICRLADDEPIGTAGLHNLDLVNGNAEFGISIGEKSEWNKGYGTDALHAICDFGFGQLRLERIELQVYAPNARARRSYEKAGFVLEGTLRHRHFAEGHHDDVLIMSLLREEWAAQSRRRSWELNELG
- a CDS encoding dihydroorotase, which encodes MVIDRFGSLADPPATFALTGVRVIDPSTNTDVVRDLVVADGVIRNGDAPSGIPRIDAAGLVAAPGLCDLHTHLRTPGDEGAETIASGTRAAAHGGFTTVCAMPNTDPPLDDALRVRGLLAEAAHAAARVRVVAAATRGRAGEQLTDHGALAAAGAIGFSDDGVAVAPAAVARQALAYLASLGLPLVEHAEEPDLAAGGLMRGGPTATRLGLGGWPASAELAIVERDLALAAETGGWIHFTHLATAAGLEPIRRARASGTRVTCDVTPHHLALTDAWVAGDRHFAWENGHDPEPGASAGLDPAFAYDGVCRVNPPLPTRDDAMALLAAVADGTVDAIATDHAPHPPERKAVPFAEAAPGLIGLETALGIGLAAVAAGHLELSTLLAALSTRPAALIGEARSMAAGSNADLVVFDPQRSWRVERAALASRSANTPLVGMDLPGVVRLTVAAGRITYDAGLIGSE
- a CDS encoding OsmC family peroxiredoxin, yielding MTTRRATASWSGDLMGGSGTVTAYSSGLFSDLPVSWGSRTEEVDGRTSPEELLAAAHAACYSMAFSNGLAKAGHPPEHLHVAAEVAFEKVGDGWSVTSSTLQVIGRVSGIDKADFERLAEEAKDGCPISRALKGNVELSVDATLEEPDEG
- a CDS encoding HIT domain-containing protein, giving the protein MFELRRDPVTGWWSAIVTDRAFEHASFTVEAAPVEGTHCRHCDEAPEGDDDDVRRVTLRADAFQIVEAGREPAAQLSMLPEVAASRGSWEIVVGPRDHHERFADAQPHLAERLLRAVRDGMLELGAAARPPDEPMYVQALQSYGRQAGSRTQHLNFELYAIPQIPHRVAEEIGGGARHMISRQACVWCAMAAAEEENGARLVLADERFVVVAPAASRSAFELLVIPREHAADFTGLDDEAIGACRATLQRTLGALGVLGDPPYNLFLHTAPAGERLDQTYHWHWELHPRLRVIAGLERATALAVNPAAPEYAAEVLRDHLARAPR
- the pyrR gene encoding bifunctional pyr operon transcriptional regulator/uracil phosphoribosyltransferase PyrR translates to MTSERRIFDADDLRRALTRIAHEIVERHEGTHDLVLVGLRTRGHPLAERLAGLIEEHEHVRPPVGSLDITFYRDDLTRLAHAPIVKRSDLGPDVSDRTVVLVDDVLYTGRTIRAALDALTDHGRPRAVRLAVVVDRGHRELPIRPDFVGKNLPTSADEVVHVRLVETDGVDEVVLTRSDGAPA